A genome region from Sphingorhabdus sp. SMR4y includes the following:
- a CDS encoding membrane dipeptidase, with the protein MSRRSFLGMTALSALTSSSGIAAARSLAATIPSAPIIDGLSFLPENLDEIRQAGLSAMICDVSKVEEVRDADGTPRYQRNFGVNDAALDAAIGRIEASDRIFVAKRGSDIGSRPGCAAFLQFQSCETIGEDLRRIAYFHSKGLRVLQLTHHNDNKFAGGAIEREQSGLTELGRAGIAEMNRVGLLPDVSHGSVSTISEAATASQSPVVYSHGACRAIVDHPRCITDDGIRAIADRGGVIGIFMMSFWLTTDSRPRIDHLIAHIRHAINIGGINAVGISNDFPMAGQENLRKLNNDNQEGVKEYLGWWQAMQKLGIPGYEADPEHVVIPELNNLSRMMTIRKALLEDGFSQADVTKIMGGNWQRVLVDVLG; encoded by the coding sequence ATGTCCCGGCGGTCGTTTCTCGGCATGACCGCTCTGTCTGCCTTGACCAGCAGCAGCGGGATAGCGGCCGCACGAAGCCTGGCCGCGACAATTCCCTCTGCCCCGATAATCGACGGCCTCAGCTTTCTGCCGGAGAATCTGGATGAAATCCGGCAGGCCGGATTGTCGGCAATGATATGCGATGTATCAAAAGTCGAGGAAGTTCGCGATGCGGACGGAACACCGCGGTACCAGCGTAATTTTGGCGTGAACGACGCGGCACTGGACGCCGCTATCGGTCGCATAGAAGCCAGCGACCGGATCTTCGTTGCCAAACGCGGCAGCGACATCGGATCGAGGCCGGGCTGCGCCGCCTTTTTGCAATTCCAGTCCTGCGAAACCATCGGCGAAGACCTTCGCCGGATCGCATATTTCCACAGCAAGGGCCTGCGCGTCCTGCAACTGACGCACCATAATGACAACAAGTTCGCCGGCGGCGCGATCGAACGCGAACAGAGCGGGCTGACCGAACTCGGGCGCGCCGGAATTGCCGAGATGAACCGGGTCGGCCTGTTGCCCGATGTCTCCCATGGCTCGGTGTCAACCATATCGGAAGCCGCGACGGCGAGCCAGTCGCCTGTTGTCTACTCCCATGGAGCCTGCCGGGCGATAGTCGATCACCCTCGCTGTATCACCGATGACGGAATTCGCGCCATTGCCGACAGGGGCGGTGTCATCGGCATATTCATGATGAGTTTCTGGCTGACCACCGACAGTCGCCCCAGGATCGATCATCTGATCGCGCATATCCGGCATGCAATCAATATCGGCGGCATTAACGCCGTCGGAATCTCCAATGATTTCCCGATGGCGGGACAGGAAAACCTGCGCAAGTTGAACAATGACAATCAGGAAGGCGTCAAGGAATATCTCGGCTGGTGGCAGGCCATGCAAAAGCTCGGTATCCCCGGCTATGAGGCGGATCCGGAGCATGTCGTCATCCCGGAACTCAACAATCTGTCCCGCATGATGACGATCCGCAAGGCTCTTTTGGAAGACGGCTTCAGTCAGGCAGACGTCACGAAAATCATGGGCGGGAACTGGCAGCGCGTGCTCGTCGACGTTCTCGGATAG
- the clpB gene encoding ATP-dependent chaperone ClpB translates to MNLEKFTDRAKGFLQSAQTVAIRMSHQQITAAHLAKALLEDDQGMAAGLITKAGGDAKKAHQEIDAALAKIPAVSGGGAQQTPGLNNDAVRVLDQAEQIAEKAGDSYVTVERLLLALLLSKDTEAGKALLSSGVTAEALNTAINDLRGGRTANTASAEDAYEAMEKYTRDLTQAARDGKLDPVIGRDEEIRRTIQILARRTKNNPVLIGEPGVGKTAIAEGMALRIANGDVPDSLKDRRLMALDMGSLIAGAKYRGEFEERLKSVLDEVRGAEGEIILFIDEMHTLVGAGASEGSMDASNLLKPALARGELHCIGATTLNEYQKYVEKDAALQRRFQPVFIGEPTVEDTVSILRGLKEKYELHHGVRITDGAIVSAAALSNRYIPDRFLPDKAIDLMDEAASRIRMEVESKPEEIETLDRRIIQLKIEREALSKESDDASKGRLETLEKELAELEQQSAELTTRWQGEKDKINAEADLKEKLDHARLELEQAERAGDLAKAGELSYGTIPNLVKALEEAAGDTEGAMLREEVTSEDIAAVVSKWTGIPVDKMLEGEREKLLAMEDIIGKRVIGQKDAVAAVSAAVRRSRAGLQDPNRPLGSFLFLGPTGVGKTELTKALAGFLFDDDQAMVRIDMSEFMEKHSVSRLIGAPPGYVGYDEGGVLTEAVRRRPYQVILFDEVEKAHGDVFNVLLQVLDDGRLTDGQGRVVDFSNTLIILTSNLGSQYMANMKDGETVKDVEPQVMEVVRAHFRPEFLNRLDEIILFHRLAEEHMAPIVDIQVLRVQKLLKDRKIELDLTDAARRWLGRVGYDPVYGARPLKRAIQKYLQDPLADMILRGNVPDGSTVKIDEGDGALKMETA, encoded by the coding sequence ATGAACCTTGAGAAATTCACCGATCGCGCCAAGGGCTTTTTGCAATCCGCCCAGACCGTTGCAATCCGGATGAGCCATCAGCAGATTACCGCCGCGCATCTGGCGAAGGCATTGCTGGAAGACGACCAGGGCATGGCTGCGGGCTTGATCACCAAGGCCGGTGGCGATGCCAAAAAGGCCCATCAGGAAATTGATGCGGCGCTCGCCAAGATACCTGCGGTTTCGGGCGGTGGAGCCCAGCAGACGCCCGGCCTCAACAATGACGCGGTTCGGGTGCTCGACCAGGCCGAACAGATCGCCGAAAAAGCCGGAGACAGCTATGTCACGGTCGAACGGCTGCTGCTTGCGCTGCTGCTGTCAAAAGACACGGAGGCGGGCAAGGCGCTGCTGTCTTCGGGCGTAACCGCCGAAGCGCTGAACACGGCGATCAACGATTTGCGGGGCGGCCGCACGGCCAATACCGCGTCCGCCGAAGATGCCTATGAAGCAATGGAAAAATATACCCGGGACCTGACCCAGGCCGCGCGCGACGGCAAGCTCGACCCCGTCATCGGCCGCGACGAGGAAATCCGGCGCACGATCCAGATTTTGGCGCGCCGCACCAAGAACAATCCGGTGCTGATCGGCGAACCCGGCGTCGGCAAGACCGCCATCGCCGAAGGCATGGCGCTGCGCATTGCCAATGGCGATGTGCCCGACAGCCTGAAGGATCGCCGCCTGATGGCGCTCGACATGGGGTCGCTGATTGCCGGCGCGAAATATCGTGGCGAGTTTGAGGAACGGCTGAAAAGCGTGCTCGACGAAGTGCGCGGGGCCGAGGGCGAGATCATCCTGTTCATCGACGAGATGCACACATTGGTCGGCGCGGGCGCGTCGGAAGGATCGATGGACGCTTCCAATCTGCTCAAGCCGGCTCTGGCGCGCGGCGAGCTGCACTGCATCGGCGCGACCACGCTCAACGAATATCAGAAATATGTCGAAAAGGACGCCGCGCTGCAGCGTCGCTTCCAGCCTGTCTTCATTGGTGAACCGACCGTGGAAGACACGGTTTCGATCCTGCGCGGACTAAAGGAAAAATATGAACTGCACCACGGCGTGCGGATCACCGACGGCGCGATTGTCAGCGCAGCGGCGCTTTCCAATCGCTATATTCCGGACCGTTTCCTGCCCGACAAGGCTATCGACCTGATGGACGAAGCGGCGTCGCGCATCCGGATGGAAGTCGAATCCAAACCGGAAGAAATCGAAACGCTCGACCGGCGGATCATCCAGCTGAAGATCGAACGCGAAGCCTTGTCCAAGGAAAGCGACGATGCGTCCAAGGGGCGTCTGGAAACGCTCGAGAAAGAACTGGCCGAGCTCGAACAGCAGAGTGCCGAGCTGACCACGCGCTGGCAGGGCGAGAAAGACAAGATCAATGCCGAGGCAGATCTCAAGGAAAAGCTCGACCACGCACGGCTTGAACTGGAGCAGGCCGAACGGGCCGGCGATCTCGCCAAGGCCGGCGAGCTGAGCTACGGCACCATTCCCAATCTGGTAAAGGCACTGGAAGAGGCCGCTGGCGATACCGAAGGCGCGATGCTCCGCGAGGAAGTGACCTCCGAGGATATTGCCGCCGTGGTTTCGAAATGGACCGGCATTCCGGTCGACAAGATGCTCGAAGGCGAACGCGAGAAGCTGCTGGCGATGGAAGATATTATCGGCAAACGGGTGATCGGCCAGAAGGACGCGGTTGCCGCTGTGTCGGCCGCCGTCCGTCGCAGCCGCGCCGGCCTGCAGGACCCTAACCGGCCGCTGGGCAGCTTCCTGTTCCTCGGCCCCACCGGCGTCGGCAAGACCGAACTGACCAAGGCGCTGGCCGGATTCCTGTTCGACGATGACCAGGCGATGGTCCGCATCGACATGTCCGAATTCATGGAAAAGCACAGCGTCTCACGGCTGATCGGCGCCCCTCCGGGCTATGTCGGCTATGACGAAGGCGGCGTGCTGACCGAAGCGGTGCGCCGGCGTCCCTATCAGGTGATCCTGTTCGACGAGGTCGAAAAGGCGCATGGCGACGTGTTCAACGTGCTGCTGCAGGTGCTCGACGACGGGCGACTGACCGACGGTCAGGGCCGGGTGGTGGACTTCTCCAACACGCTGATCATCCTTACCTCCAATCTCGGCAGCCAATATATGGCGAATATGAAGGATGGCGAGACTGTCAAGGATGTCGAGCCGCAGGTAATGGAAGTCGTCCGCGCGCATTTCCGGCCCGAATTCCTGAACCGGCTGGATGAAATCATCCTGTTCCACCGGCTGGCCGAGGAACATATGGCGCCGATTGTCGATATTCAGGTCCTGCGAGTGCAGAAACTGCTCAAGGACCGGAAGATCGAACTCGACCTCACAGATGCCGCCCGGCGCTGGCTGGGACGGGTTGGTTATGATCCGGTTTACGGCGCACGCCCACTGAAGCGGGCGATCCAGAAATATCTTCAGGATCCGCTAGCTGACATGATCCTGCGCGGAAATGTGCCGGACGGCAGCACGGTCAAGATCGATGAAGGTGATGGTGCGCTGAAGATGGAAACCGCATGA
- a CDS encoding penicillin acylase family protein: MKTLKRLGIGLLALIVLLAIGLAVWEPMSVAESAPPPEGSYEARIVRDEFGVPHIFGKTDADVAYGVAYAHSEDDFSTLQEVTAMTRGRMATLNGSESAPIDYIAALLDVRGTVNRKYDQLPADVRAVLDGYASGLNAYAAEHPDEVKLAKLFPVNGQDIAAGFVLRSPFFFGLNNPIEALVQNKPLPREGGPRLSGEPVKSSIHPLSPDKLINDQTATPVGPDPDENGSNAYALAPELSPEGKTRLISNSHQPLRGNVAWYELVVHSEEGWDFAGANFPGSPFPFLGHNKYLGWTNTVNRPDLVDIYKLTLNDDKDAYRFDGEWKPLEKKRVWLKIKFGPFVIPYPQVAYRSIHGPVIINDSGAYALRYAGIDQLDMLTQYYRINKASNFDEWQAAMAGQGVPATNFIYADADGNIGMYYNAMFPDRPEGHDWRTVLPGDTSATLWQGALPFTRVPALVNPASGYVMNANNTPYIAAGPGDELKRNNFSPLLGVEDDQTNRSRRSIALLERANADGKISDAELWAIKYDTGYEKAGYAKDWLDRIASLDLKDSAKLLKAQQLLAQWDWNLDGKGPADALALMVLRPANKSHYNRGTMPDPRQILEDTVDHLSQYFGQIDPPMLDVLRMRQGDVDLPVDGGNDTIRASTLWDVEEDGRLSVRHGDSFIMFIEWAKDGKVRSRSIQPFGAATTRPDSPHYTDQMQLFVDKKLKPVWFDPADLEKHKTSDKVVRSTGKTAK, translated from the coding sequence GTGAAAACACTTAAGCGTCTGGGGATCGGGCTGCTCGCGCTCATCGTGCTGTTGGCTATCGGCCTTGCTGTCTGGGAACCGATGAGCGTTGCGGAATCTGCGCCGCCGCCCGAAGGCTCCTATGAAGCGCGCATTGTCCGCGACGAATTTGGTGTGCCGCATATATTCGGCAAGACCGATGCCGATGTCGCCTATGGCGTCGCCTACGCCCATAGCGAGGATGATTTCTCGACCCTTCAGGAAGTCACCGCGATGACGCGGGGCCGGATGGCAACACTCAACGGCTCCGAGAGCGCGCCGATTGATTATATTGCGGCTCTGCTGGATGTGCGCGGTACGGTGAACCGCAAATATGATCAATTGCCGGCCGATGTGCGCGCGGTGCTTGACGGCTATGCATCCGGGCTCAATGCTTATGCCGCGGAACATCCCGACGAGGTGAAGCTGGCGAAATTGTTCCCGGTCAATGGCCAGGATATCGCCGCCGGTTTCGTGCTGCGCTCGCCCTTTTTCTTCGGTCTCAACAATCCGATCGAAGCGCTGGTGCAGAACAAGCCGCTGCCACGAGAAGGTGGTCCGCGTCTTTCCGGGGAACCGGTCAAAAGCTCGATCCATCCGCTCAGCCCGGACAAGCTGATCAACGACCAGACCGCTACGCCCGTCGGACCGGATCCGGATGAAAACGGTTCCAACGCTTATGCGCTTGCGCCGGAGCTCTCGCCGGAAGGCAAGACCCGCTTGATCTCCAATTCGCACCAGCCGCTGCGCGGGAATGTCGCCTGGTACGAGCTGGTCGTGCACAGCGAAGAGGGATGGGACTTCGCCGGGGCCAATTTCCCGGGATCGCCGTTCCCGTTTCTGGGGCATAACAAATATCTGGGCTGGACCAATACCGTCAACCGGCCCGATCTGGTCGATATCTACAAGCTGACGCTGAACGACGACAAAGACGCCTACCGTTTTGACGGTGAATGGAAGCCGCTCGAGAAAAAGCGCGTCTGGCTGAAAATCAAGTTCGGCCCCTTCGTCATTCCCTATCCGCAGGTCGCCTATCGCTCGATTCACGGGCCGGTGATCATCAACGACAGCGGCGCCTATGCGCTGCGCTATGCCGGTATCGACCAGCTCGACATGCTGACCCAATATTACCGGATCAACAAGGCGAGCAATTTCGACGAATGGCAGGCGGCGATGGCGGGGCAGGGCGTTCCCGCGACCAATTTCATCTATGCCGATGCCGATGGCAATATCGGGATGTACTATAACGCGATGTTCCCCGACCGGCCGGAAGGCCATGACTGGCGGACGGTACTGCCCGGCGATACATCTGCGACCCTGTGGCAAGGGGCTTTACCGTTCACCCGTGTGCCGGCGCTGGTCAATCCGGCTTCCGGCTATGTCATGAATGCAAACAACACGCCTTATATCGCGGCGGGTCCGGGCGACGAACTCAAACGGAATAATTTTTCGCCGCTGCTCGGCGTCGAAGATGACCAGACCAACCGGTCGCGCCGCTCGATTGCCTTGCTCGAACGCGCCAATGCCGACGGCAAGATCAGTGACGCCGAATTGTGGGCGATCAAATATGACACTGGCTATGAAAAGGCCGGCTATGCGAAAGACTGGCTGGACAGGATTGCCTCGCTCGATCTGAAAGACAGTGCGAAACTGCTCAAGGCGCAGCAACTGCTGGCCCAGTGGGACTGGAATCTCGACGGCAAGGGACCGGCAGACGCGCTCGCGCTGATGGTGCTGCGCCCTGCCAACAAGTCGCATTACAACCGGGGTACAATGCCCGACCCGCGACAGATACTGGAAGATACGGTCGACCATCTGAGCCAATATTTCGGCCAGATCGATCCGCCGATGCTGGATGTGCTCAGAATGCGCCAAGGGGATGTCGATCTTCCGGTCGACGGCGGCAACGACACGATCCGCGCCTCGACGCTCTGGGATGTAGAGGAAGACGGCCGGTTGAGCGTACGCCACGGCGACAGCTTCATCATGTTCATCGAATGGGCAAAGGACGGCAAGGTCCGCTCCCGTTCTATCCAGCCCTTTGGTGCTGCGACTACGCGCCCGGATTCCCCGCATTACACCGACCAGATGCAATTGTTCGTCGACAAGAAGCTGAAACCGGTCTGGTTTGATCCGGCCGATTTAGAGAAGCACAAGACGAGCGATAAGGTGGTGCGATCAACTGGTAAAACGGCGAAATGA
- a CDS encoding NAD(P)-dependent alcohol dehydrogenase produces MRTVKAFAAHQAGNRLEPFEYQLGPLGSNDIDIRVEHCGLCHTDLSLRNNAWGITEFPFVGGHEATGTVIETGPEVTHVKKGDRVGLGGHSHYCMTCRQCLNGDHNLCESVQSTVSAGRHGAFADIVRATGVSVIKLPDGLDSRDAGPLFCAGITVFNPFVKFDIKPTDRIAVLGIGGLGHLALQFGKAWGCHVTALTSSASKKDEAMAFGAHDVINSRDPEAIAAAAGSFDVILSTVDVALDWNAIIAMLKPKGRLHFLGVQAVPAELQLMPLMFAQLSLSSSLVGSPQTIAEMLEFCARHDIKVATEHFPFEKINEALAHLESGDARYRIVLDN; encoded by the coding sequence ATGCGCACTGTAAAGGCATTTGCAGCCCATCAAGCCGGAAACCGGCTGGAACCGTTCGAATATCAATTGGGGCCACTGGGTTCCAACGATATCGATATCAGGGTCGAGCATTGCGGTCTGTGCCATACCGACCTGAGTTTGCGGAACAATGCCTGGGGCATTACCGAGTTTCCTTTTGTCGGTGGTCATGAAGCCACCGGCACCGTGATCGAGACGGGCCCTGAAGTGACACATGTCAAGAAGGGCGACCGGGTCGGGCTGGGCGGTCATTCGCATTATTGCATGACCTGCCGGCAGTGCCTGAATGGCGATCACAATCTCTGTGAATCCGTGCAATCTACGGTGTCAGCGGGTCGGCATGGGGCTTTTGCCGATATTGTCCGGGCAACGGGGGTTAGCGTCATCAAGTTGCCGGACGGGCTTGATTCTCGGGACGCAGGACCCTTGTTCTGTGCGGGAATTACCGTCTTCAATCCCTTTGTGAAATTCGACATCAAGCCAACCGACCGCATTGCCGTATTGGGCATCGGCGGTCTCGGGCATCTGGCGTTGCAATTCGGCAAAGCCTGGGGCTGCCATGTCACGGCACTGACTTCCAGTGCGTCCAAAAAAGACGAAGCCATGGCTTTCGGTGCCCATGATGTCATCAATTCCCGCGACCCTGAAGCCATAGCCGCGGCTGCGGGCAGCTTTGACGTGATTCTCAGCACGGTCGATGTGGCGCTGGACTGGAATGCCATTATCGCCATGCTGAAGCCGAAAGGCCGATTGCATTTTCTGGGCGTTCAGGCTGTGCCTGCCGAGTTGCAGCTCATGCCGCTGATGTTTGCCCAATTGTCGCTGTCTTCCTCATTGGTCGGGAGTCCCCAGACCATTGCCGAAATGCTTGAATTTTGCGCACGCCATGACATCAAGGTGGCCACCGAGCATTTCCCCTTCGAGAAGATCAATGAGGCGCTGGCGCATCTGGAGAGCGGTGATGCGCGCTATCGTATCGTGCTGGATAATTGA
- the nadB gene encoding L-aspartate oxidase, with translation MNHDVIIVGSGAAGLSAAITLARTHKVLVLAKGELTGGSTAWAQGGIAAVLDAGDTFDNHINDTMVAGAGLNRRETVEFVVENAPAAIARLEDMGVPFNKEAEVLHLTREGGHSHRRIVHVDDATGWAVQEALQNTAAAHPNITLRPHMVAIDLIVDRHAEIPTGAKNVWGVYALNNETGHVETLTSRATIMASGGAGRTYLFSTAPRGATGDGIAMAWRAGARVSNMEMMQFHPTCLYNLEVKNFLITEAVRGEGGHLKLPDDAGDEAGDRFMQRFDPERMELAPRDIVARANDHEIKRLGLDYVHLDISHRDPEFVKGHFPNIYDKLIGLGIDMTTGPIPVVPAQHYTCGGILIDLAGRTDLPGLYAAGESSESGLHGANRLASNSLLECFVFGDAAARDIAEHWDTLPAPPAIRPWDESRVTDSDEEVVIKQTWTEIRRFMWNYVGIVRTTKRLERAQNRINLLREEVEEYYSNFRVTQDLIELRNLIEVADLIVKSALARKESRGLHYITDYPDLLPEPVDTVLVP, from the coding sequence GTGAATCACGACGTCATCATTGTCGGATCCGGCGCGGCCGGACTGAGCGCAGCCATCACGCTGGCCCGCACCCACAAGGTGCTGGTGCTGGCCAAGGGCGAACTGACCGGCGGTTCCACCGCCTGGGCGCAGGGCGGAATTGCCGCCGTGCTCGACGCGGGCGATACGTTCGACAATCACATCAACGACACGATGGTCGCAGGGGCTGGCCTCAATCGCCGCGAAACCGTTGAATTTGTTGTTGAAAATGCGCCAGCCGCGATTGCGCGGCTGGAAGATATGGGCGTGCCGTTCAACAAGGAAGCGGAAGTCCTTCACCTGACCCGCGAGGGTGGGCATAGCCACCGCCGGATCGTCCATGTCGATGATGCCACCGGCTGGGCGGTGCAGGAAGCGTTGCAGAATACCGCTGCGGCGCACCCCAATATCACGCTGCGGCCGCATATGGTGGCGATTGACCTGATCGTCGATCGTCACGCCGAAATACCGACCGGCGCGAAGAATGTCTGGGGCGTTTACGCGCTGAATAATGAAACCGGCCATGTCGAGACTCTGACCTCGCGCGCGACAATCATGGCCAGCGGTGGCGCCGGCCGGACCTATCTTTTCTCGACCGCGCCGCGCGGCGCGACCGGTGACGGCATCGCCATGGCCTGGCGCGCCGGCGCGCGGGTTTCCAATATGGAGATGATGCAGTTCCACCCGACCTGTCTCTATAATCTGGAAGTCAAGAATTTCCTGATCACCGAAGCAGTGCGCGGCGAAGGCGGGCATCTGAAATTGCCCGATGACGCGGGCGATGAAGCCGGCGACCGGTTCATGCAGCGCTTCGATCCGGAGCGGATGGAACTGGCCCCGCGCGACATCGTGGCCCGCGCCAATGACCACGAGATCAAGCGGCTCGGGCTCGATTATGTCCATCTGGATATTTCGCACCGCGATCCCGAATTCGTGAAGGGCCATTTCCCCAATATCTATGACAAGCTGATCGGGCTGGGTATCGACATGACGACCGGACCGATCCCGGTCGTGCCGGCGCAACATTATACCTGTGGCGGCATCCTGATCGATCTGGCGGGTCGCACTGACCTGCCCGGCCTCTATGCGGCTGGCGAGTCGAGCGAAAGCGGCCTGCACGGCGCCAACCGTCTGGCCTCCAACAGCCTGCTCGAATGTTTCGTCTTCGGCGACGCTGCGGCGCGCGATATTGCCGAACATTGGGATACACTCCCTGCCCCGCCCGCGATCCGGCCCTGGGACGAAAGCCGCGTCACCGACAGCGACGAGGAAGTGGTGATCAAGCAGACCTGGACCGAAATCCGCCGCTTCATGTGGAATTATGTCGGCATTGTCCGCACCACCAAGCGGCTTGAGCGGGCCCAGAACCGCATCAATCTGCTGCGCGAGGAGGTCGAGGAATATTACAGCAATTTCCGCGTGACCCAGGATCTGATCGAGCTACGCAATTTGATCGAGGTGGCGGATTTGATCGTGAAATCAGCGCTGGCGCGCAAGGAAAGCCGCGGGCTGCATTATATTACCGACTATCCGGACCTGCTACCCGAGCCGGTGGATACGGTGCTGGTGCCTTAG
- a CDS encoding ABC transporter ATP-binding protein: MNDAAISIDRLSKTYAGGKQALNDVSFDVPRGSIFGLLGPNGAGKSTLINILSGMVRKTGGNASIWGFDIDDSPRNAKASIGIVPQEIIFDPFFTPSEALEVQAGLYGVPKAKRRTMELLRAVHLEDKADAYARTLSGGMKRRLLVAKAMVHSPPILVLDEPTAGVDIDLRQQLWEYVVELNKAGVTIVLTTHYLEEAENLCDRIAIINHGKLIANKPTPELVDMAREKLVELTLDRDISEAQDAISFANDLFEKAEIIGPRTVAVTYNKDRTNAGGVMAAIQERGFAIVDVTTREADLEDVFLNLTRAKAA; the protein is encoded by the coding sequence ATGAATGATGCAGCGATTTCGATAGACAGACTGTCCAAAACCTACGCCGGTGGCAAACAGGCCTTGAATGATGTCAGTTTCGACGTGCCGCGTGGCTCTATCTTCGGGCTTCTGGGCCCCAATGGCGCAGGCAAGTCGACACTGATCAACATCCTCTCCGGCATGGTCCGCAAGACCGGCGGTAACGCCAGCATCTGGGGATTCGACATCGATGACAGTCCGCGCAACGCCAAGGCCTCGATCGGAATCGTGCCGCAGGAGATTATTTTTGATCCCTTTTTCACACCTTCCGAGGCGCTGGAAGTGCAGGCCGGGCTCTATGGCGTTCCCAAGGCCAAGCGCCGGACGATGGAATTGCTGCGCGCGGTGCACTTGGAAGACAAGGCCGATGCCTATGCCCGCACCCTGTCGGGCGGTATGAAGCGCCGGCTTCTGGTAGCCAAGGCCATGGTCCACTCGCCGCCGATTCTGGTTCTCGACGAACCCACAGCGGGCGTCGATATTGATTTGCGACAGCAGCTCTGGGAATATGTCGTGGAGCTCAACAAAGCCGGTGTCACCATCGTGCTGACCACCCATTATCTAGAGGAAGCGGAAAATCTCTGCGACCGCATCGCGATTATCAACCACGGCAAGCTGATCGCCAACAAGCCGACTCCCGAACTGGTCGACATGGCGCGGGAAAAGCTGGTCGAGCTGACGCTGGACCGCGACATCAGCGAAGCGCAGGATGCGATTTCCTTTGCCAATGACCTGTTCGAAAAGGCCGAAATCATCGGCCCCCGAACGGTTGCGGTCACCTATAACAAGGACCGGACCAATGCCGGCGGCGTTATGGCAGCAATCCAGGAACGGGGATTTGCGATCGTCGATGTCACGACAAGGGAAGCGGATCTTGAGGATGTGTTTCTCAACCTGACCCGCGCCAAAGCGGCGTGA
- a CDS encoding DUF4402 domain-containing protein yields the protein MTREQILPRLIGGLIVVLVVLTGSPAAFAQAANSDARAVTIGPLSVVKTEDLRYGNIISGTRNGTVTIDTRNGNVSTTGDATLAGGVRGPAKFIIYGGPNQIVEISIPGSLTVTHTNGTDQMRIDRLAIGNGNRNFNTFVRGLLGTLGIYDLTVGGRLRVNGNQQTGAYRGSFIMTVEYQ from the coding sequence ATGACCAGAGAACAAATCTTACCGCGCCTGATTGGTGGCCTTATTGTCGTGCTTGTCGTTTTGACGGGTTCGCCGGCCGCCTTCGCCCAGGCTGCCAACAGTGACGCCCGGGCCGTGACCATCGGTCCGTTGTCCGTGGTCAAGACCGAGGACCTGCGTTATGGCAATATCATTTCCGGCACTCGTAACGGCACCGTGACCATTGATACCCGAAACGGCAATGTGTCGACCACCGGCGATGCAACGCTTGCCGGCGGAGTGAGAGGCCCGGCCAAATTCATAATCTACGGCGGGCCGAACCAGATAGTAGAGATATCGATCCCCGGATCCTTGACGGTGACCCATACGAACGGCACCGACCAGATGCGGATTGATCGGCTGGCGATCGGTAACGGAAACCGGAATTTCAACACTTTCGTGCGCGGCCTGCTGGGGACGCTCGGCATCTATGATCTGACGGTCGGGGGGCGGTTGCGCGTGAATGGCAATCAGCAGACAGGGGCCTATCGCGGGTCCTTCATCATGACCGTCGAATATCAATGA
- a CDS encoding zinc-finger domain-containing protein has product MIETPEIVKTSKKRVSCDGATDIPGGAALGHPRVWLEIDEKGYVECGYCDRRFVLTGGPADVSPALSED; this is encoded by the coding sequence ATGATCGAAACACCCGAAATCGTCAAAACCTCCAAGAAACGCGTATCCTGTGACGGAGCGACCGATATTCCGGGCGGCGCTGCGCTGGGCCATCCCCGTGTCTGGTTGGAAATTGATGAAAAAGGCTATGTCGAGTGCGGCTATTGCGACCGGCGATTCGTGCTGACCGGCGGCCCCGCAGATGTTTCCCCGGCGCTGTCCGAAGATTAA